The following proteins come from a genomic window of bacterium:
- the ilvB gene encoding biosynthetic-type acetolactate synthase large subunit, whose amino-acid sequence MQMTGAEIFVKALADLGVDIVFGYPGGATIHIYDALFKNVKVRHMLCRHEQGAVHMADGYARASGKTGVCLVTSGPGATNTVTGLATAYMDSIPIVVFTGQVPTLLIGNDAFQEADIVGISRPCTKHNYLVKETKDLARIVKEAFYIASTGRPGPVLVDMPKDVLIASARYELPKEVSIRGYHPTYEGHQRQVESAMRLLLSRERPVVYAGGGVILSNASAELAELAHALSLPVTTTLMGMGAFPGSDPLALGMLGMHGTYAANMAISHSDVILAVGARFDDRVTGKISEFAKHAKIIHIDIDPTSIQKNVPVDIPIVGDVKDVLQKMIKLVKGKKEATAYRGKNAAWRGQIASWAKTHPLTYKPSKGKIKPQYVVEEIHKLTKGKAIVATEVGQNQMWAAQFYSYEQPRTFLSSGGLGTMGYGLPAAIGAQVAMPGRLVVDIAGDGSIQMNIQELATAVQYNIPVKVVILNNGTLGMVRQWQEFFFDGNYSQTCLPRIPDFVKLAEAYGAKGFRATKPEEVHDVLRKGFAADGPVLIDVITDPTENVYPMVPAGAALTEMLLV is encoded by the coding sequence ATGCAGATGACCGGAGCCGAGATCTTCGTCAAGGCGCTCGCGGACCTGGGGGTCGACATCGTCTTCGGCTACCCCGGCGGGGCGACCATCCACATCTACGACGCCCTGTTCAAGAACGTGAAGGTGCGCCACATGCTGTGCCGGCACGAGCAGGGGGCGGTCCACATGGCCGACGGCTACGCCCGCGCGTCCGGGAAGACGGGCGTGTGCCTCGTCACCTCGGGGCCCGGCGCGACGAACACGGTCACCGGCCTCGCCACGGCGTACATGGACTCGATCCCGATCGTCGTCTTCACGGGGCAGGTCCCCACGCTCCTGATCGGCAACGACGCCTTCCAGGAGGCGGACATCGTCGGCATCAGCCGGCCGTGCACCAAGCACAACTACCTCGTCAAGGAGACGAAGGACCTCGCCCGGATCGTCAAGGAGGCGTTCTACATCGCCTCCACGGGCCGTCCCGGTCCGGTGCTGGTCGACATGCCCAAGGACGTCCTGATCGCCTCCGCGCGGTACGAGCTCCCCAAGGAGGTGAGCATCCGGGGGTACCACCCCACGTACGAGGGGCACCAGCGCCAGGTGGAAAGCGCGATGCGGCTGCTGCTGTCCCGGGAGCGCCCCGTGGTCTACGCCGGGGGCGGCGTCATCCTGTCGAACGCCTCCGCGGAACTGGCGGAGCTTGCCCATGCGCTCTCCCTCCCGGTGACCACGACGCTCATGGGGATGGGGGCGTTCCCGGGCTCCGACCCGCTCGCGCTTGGGATGCTGGGGATGCACGGGACATACGCCGCGAACATGGCGATCTCCCACTCGGACGTGATCCTCGCGGTGGGCGCGCGCTTCGACGACCGCGTGACCGGGAAGATCAGCGAGTTCGCGAAGCACGCCAAGATCATCCACATCGACATCGACCCCACGTCGATCCAGAAGAACGTGCCGGTCGACATCCCGATCGTGGGGGACGTGAAGGACGTTTTGCAGAAGATGATCAAGCTGGTGAAGGGGAAGAAGGAGGCGACCGCGTACCGGGGAAAGAATGCCGCGTGGCGAGGGCAGATCGCCTCCTGGGCGAAGACCCACCCGCTGACCTACAAGCCTTCCAAGGGGAAGATCAAGCCGCAATACGTGGTCGAGGAGATCCACAAGCTCACGAAGGGGAAGGCGATCGTCGCCACGGAGGTCGGCCAGAACCAGATGTGGGCCGCCCAGTTCTACAGCTACGAGCAGCCGCGCACCTTCCTCTCCTCGGGGGGACTGGGGACGATGGGGTACGGGCTCCCGGCGGCGATCGGCGCGCAGGTGGCGATGCCGGGGCGGCTCGTCGTCGACATCGCGGGGGACGGCAGCATCCAGATGAACATCCAGGAACTGGCCACGGCCGTGCAGTACAACATCCCGGTGAAGGTCGTGATCCTCAACAACGGGACGCTCGGGATGGTCCGCCAGTGGCAGGAGTTCTTCTTCGACGGAAACTATTCCCAGACCTGCCTCCCGCGGATCCCCGACTTCGTGAAGCTGGCGGAGGCGTACGGGGCGAAGGGATTCCGCGCCACGAAGCCGGAGGAGGTCCACGACGTCCTCCGCAAGGGATTCGCCGCCGACGGGCCGGTGCTGATCGACGTGATCACGGATCCCACGGAAAACGTCTACCCGATGGTCCCCGCGGGAGCGGCGCTGACCGAGATGCTGCTGGTATAG
- the ilvD gene encoding dihydroxy-acid dehydratase, translating into MRSDRTKKGLERMPHRALYCAAGVPQAAMGKPFIGLATSYTDLVPGHVGMRALERAVENGVHAGGGYPFLFGVPAVCDGIAMGHRGMHYSLPLREIVADLVESVAEAHALDGLVLLTNCDKITPGMLMAAARLDIPCIVLTAGPMHSGRIGNRRLSLVTDTFEAVGRFQRGEIGAAELSRLEAEACPGEGSCQGLYTANTMACLTETMGMSLPGCATALAGMSKKRHIAYASGVRVVELVRKNVTARKILTKAAFANATRVDLALGGSSNSVLHLLAIAREAGVPLPLSEFDRLSRETPQLTTVTPGGPHMMEDVEYSGGIPAILNRLLPFLKKNPTVSGEEITAIARRGRVLDDGIIRTLKAPVRKEGGLAILTGNLAPGGAVVKQSGVDPSMFTFRGKARVFDSEEAAMAAIMGGKIRPGSVVVIRYEGPRGGPGMREMLSPTAAIMGMGLGTKVALITDGRFSGGTHGPCIGHISPEAMEGGPIALVREGDPIVLDIPKRKLTLDVPAAELARRRKGWKAPAPKVAKGYLSRYAKLVRSAGEGAVVV; encoded by the coding sequence ATGCGCAGCGACAGGACGAAAAAAGGATTGGAACGGATGCCGCACCGGGCGCTCTATTGCGCCGCCGGCGTTCCCCAGGCCGCGATGGGAAAACCGTTCATCGGTCTCGCCACCTCCTACACGGATCTCGTTCCCGGCCACGTCGGGATGCGCGCCCTCGAGCGCGCGGTCGAAAACGGCGTCCACGCCGGGGGGGGGTATCCCTTCCTCTTCGGCGTCCCGGCCGTGTGCGACGGGATCGCCATGGGGCACCGGGGGATGCACTACTCCCTCCCGCTGCGGGAGATCGTGGCGGACCTGGTCGAGTCGGTGGCCGAGGCGCACGCGCTCGACGGGCTCGTCCTGCTCACCAACTGCGACAAGATCACGCCCGGCATGCTGATGGCGGCGGCGCGGCTCGACATCCCGTGCATCGTCCTGACGGCGGGCCCGATGCACTCGGGCCGGATCGGGAACCGGCGCCTGTCGCTGGTCACCGACACTTTCGAGGCGGTCGGCCGCTTCCAGCGGGGCGAGATCGGGGCGGCGGAGCTTTCCCGCCTCGAGGCGGAGGCGTGCCCCGGCGAGGGGTCGTGCCAGGGACTCTACACCGCGAACACGATGGCGTGCCTGACCGAGACGATGGGGATGTCCCTCCCCGGGTGCGCCACCGCCCTCGCGGGGATGTCGAAGAAGCGGCACATCGCCTACGCGAGCGGGGTGCGGGTGGTCGAACTCGTGCGAAAGAACGTGACGGCGCGGAAGATCCTGACGAAGGCGGCCTTCGCCAACGCGACCCGCGTGGATCTCGCGCTCGGCGGTTCCTCCAACTCGGTGCTCCACCTGCTGGCGATCGCCCGCGAGGCGGGAGTCCCCCTGCCGCTTTCGGAGTTCGACCGGCTTTCCCGCGAGACCCCGCAGCTCACGACGGTGACGCCCGGCGGGCCGCACATGATGGAAGACGTGGAGTACTCGGGCGGGATCCCCGCGATCCTCAACCGGCTCCTCCCGTTCCTAAAGAAGAACCCGACCGTCTCCGGCGAGGAGATCACGGCGATTGCCCGGCGCGGGCGTGTCCTGGACGACGGCATCATCCGGACCCTCAAGGCCCCCGTCCGGAAAGAGGGGGGGCTGGCGATCCTCACGGGGAACCTCGCCCCGGGAGGCGCGGTCGTCAAGCAGTCCGGGGTCGACCCGTCGATGTTTACCTTCCGGGGGAAGGCGCGCGTGTTCGATTCCGAGGAGGCGGCGATGGCGGCGATCATGGGCGGCAAGATCCGGCCCGGGTCGGTCGTGGTCATCCGCTACGAGGGCCCCCGCGGAGGCCCGGGGATGCGGGAGATGCTCTCCCCCACGGCGGCGATCATGGGGATGGGGTTGGGGACGAAGGTCGCCCTGATCACCGACGGGCGGTTCTCGGGCGGCACGCACGGCCCCTGCATCGGGCACATCTCCCCGGAGGCGATGGAGGGGGGTCCGATCGCGCTGGTTCGCGAGGGCGATCCGATCGTCCTCGACATCCCGAAGCGGAAACTTACCCTGGACGTCCCCGCGGCGGAGCTCGCGCGGCGGCGGAAGGGGTGGAAGGCCCCCGCCCCGAAGGTGGCGAAGGGATACCTCTCCCGGTACGCGAAGCTCGTCCGTTCGGCCGGCGAGGGCGCGGTGGTCGTGTGA
- a CDS encoding DUF465 domain-containing protein, producing MGKSQEEKTAALIAKDPEFKALVEEHRLLDEKLKELDRKVYLLPDEEVERKRLQKLKLARKDKIAQILNS from the coding sequence ATGGGCAAGAGCCAGGAAGAGAAAACGGCCGCCCTGATCGCGAAGGATCCGGAGTTCAAGGCGCTCGTCGAGGAGCATCGCCTCCTCGACGAGAAACTGAAGGAATTGGACCGGAAGGTGTACCTGCTTCCCGATGAGGAAGTGGAGCGGAAGCGCCTCCAGAAGCTCAAACTCGCCAGGAAGGACAAGATCGCGCAGATTCTGAACTCGTAG